GCGGCGGTTTAGATAAAGAAGGAAACAGTATGTTTGATGTAAATGAATATTTTGATGGCCATGTCAAATCTATCGCGTTTGCTGGTGAAAAACTTGCAACTACCGTAGGCGTGATGGCGCCGGGTGAGTATGAGTTTTCAACCAGCCAACAGGAAGTGATGAAAGTTGTTGAAGGTGAGCTTACGGTATTATTGCCCGATAGCGATAGCTGGCAAAGCTTTTCTATTGGAGAGACTTTTTCAGTTGCAGCTGGGGTCTCTTTTAAGGTCAAAGTTAAGCAAAATACAGTATACCTTTGTACCTACGAATAGAGCCTGATCTAATTCTCCAAGGCTCATATTCTTCTGCCTTTATCAGAACTCATTCATACAGTTACTGATTTTTTAAAGTGAATTGCTGCGTTGGGAAGGCAATACCGGCATCATCATAGTGCCGCTTCACAGCGGCATGAAAGTCCCAGTAAACTTCCCAATAATCTGCAGTGTTTACCCACGGCCTGATTAAGAAAACCACGGCGTTAAGATTGATTTCGGTAATCTTTACAATCGGTTCAGGGTCTGATTTTATTCGGCTGTCTGAATGAATACAGGCTTTGAACAATGCCATCATGGTGTCAATATCTTGGTCAAGCGGTGCATAAAATGTCATGTCGACACGTCGTTGCTGCTGATTCGTTATGTTTTTGATTACATCACCCCAAATTTTATTATTGGGTAAAATCAGGGTCTGATTATCAAATGTCATGATGGTAGTAGACACTAGGTTCATATCACTCACGACGCCAATCACACCGTCGCCAACGTCTACGGCATCGCCGATATCGTAAGGGCGATAAATCAAAATCATGATCCCAGATGCGAAATTAGCGAGTG
The sequence above is a segment of the Pseudomonadales bacterium genome. Coding sequences within it:
- a CDS encoding pyrimidine/purine nucleoside phosphorylase; amino-acid sequence: MFDVNEYFDGHVKSIAFAGEKLATTVGVMAPGEYEFSTSQQEVMKVVEGELTVLLPDSDSWQSFSIGETFSVAAGVSFKVKVKQNTVYLCTYE